One Candidatus Paceibacterota bacterium genomic region harbors:
- a CDS encoding nucleotidyltransferase family protein, which produces MSDIALLQQNKDIFEKYGTAYAGLFGSRARGNAHEDSDYDIVVKLKKPIGLFTFTGFQLELEDRLQKKVDLMTEASITPRIKLQALNDLKIFYGQRE; this is translated from the coding sequence ATGAGCGATATCGCATTATTACAGCAGAATAAAGATATTTTCGAGAAATACGGCACGGCCTATGCCGGGCTTTTTGGGTCGCGTGCGCGAGGGAATGCTCATGAAGACAGTGATTACGATATTGTCGTCAAACTAAAAAAACCGATCGGGCTTTTTACATTTACCGGCTTTCAGCTCGAATTGGAAGATCGTCTACAAAAGAAAGTTGATCTCATGACTGAGGCTTCGATAACTCCTAGGATTAAGTTACAAGCATTAAATGACCTCAAGATTTTCTATGGACAGCGAGAATAA
- a CDS encoding DUF86 domain-containing protein, which produces MDSENKLYLGHILDAITKLEKYAGLTSRTDLETNDLVYDAIVREIEILGEATKHLTDDFRCLEQGIPWNLIIATRNKLIHEYSEVDLDSIWKTIQEDLPKLKAVVNKYLN; this is translated from the coding sequence ATGGACAGCGAGAATAAGTTGTATCTCGGGCACATTCTTGATGCGATTACCAAGCTCGAGAAATATGCGGGATTGACTTCGCGGACTGATTTGGAGACAAACGATCTTGTGTATGACGCCATAGTTCGCGAAATAGAAATTTTAGGTGAGGCAACGAAACACCTGACGGACGACTTCCGTTGTCTGGAACAGGGAATTCCCTGGAATCTGATTATTGCAACCAGAAACAAGCTTATACACGAGTATTCCGAAGTTGATCTTGATTCTATCTGGAAAACTATCCAAGAAGATTTACCTAAGCTCAAAGCGGTGGTCAATAAGTATTTGAATTGA
- a CDS encoding AI-2E family transporter produces MHDTKFSITNDSIVRVIFWVVLAVLIFLLRDLIIAIVASVVIASAIEPAIRWLGNYRMPRIPSVISIYLGTAILLLSIFYFFVPPLFNDMMVVSRQLPQMIAKAEIFAPITDNFPQIVDGLRQQFSLVDAFVPGGAVSTVGGNVVHTAGVLVGSLFMLILILVLSFYLAVQEHGIDNFIRLVASDQYEEYLIDLWKRSRKKIGYWMQGQVLLGLLIGVFVYLGLAVFGIKYALLLAVLAAIFEIIPVFGPILSAVPGVLLGFSQGYGMGLFILGFYIIIQQFENHLIYPLVVRKIVGIPPILVILSLIVGGQLFGFLGILIAVPIATILMEVLGDHERRKLAGRQIAQNKQ; encoded by the coding sequence ATGCATGATACCAAATTCAGCATCACCAATGACAGCATTGTCAGAGTAATTTTCTGGGTAGTTTTGGCTGTTCTGATATTCCTTCTGCGCGACCTTATTATCGCCATTGTCGCTTCTGTTGTTATCGCTTCGGCTATCGAGCCGGCCATCCGCTGGCTGGGTAATTATCGCATGCCGCGGATACCTTCTGTCATTAGTATTTATCTCGGTACGGCAATATTATTGCTTTCTATTTTCTATTTCTTCGTTCCGCCACTATTCAACGACATGATGGTCGTAAGCCGTCAACTGCCACAGATGATCGCCAAGGCGGAGATATTCGCACCTATTACAGACAACTTCCCGCAGATTGTGGACGGGTTAAGACAGCAGTTCTCGCTGGTTGACGCATTCGTTCCTGGCGGAGCGGTCTCGACTGTCGGTGGCAACGTAGTGCACACGGCCGGTGTGCTCGTCGGCAGTCTCTTTATGCTTATCTTGATACTCGTACTCTCATTCTACCTGGCAGTGCAGGAGCATGGCATCGACAATTTCATCAGACTTGTCGCCTCCGATCAATACGAAGAATATTTGATAGATCTCTGGAAGCGTTCACGTAAGAAAATTGGCTACTGGATGCAGGGGCAAGTTCTCCTCGGTTTACTTATCGGAGTTTTCGTCTACCTCGGCCTCGCGGTCTTCGGTATTAAGTACGCTCTGCTCCTCGCGGTCTTGGCGGCAATATTCGAGATCATTCCGGTCTTCGGGCCGATACTCTCGGCCGTGCCGGGTGTGCTCCTGGGCTTCTCGCAAGGGTACGGCATGGGACTTTTTATCCTCGGCTTTTATATAATCATCCAACAGTTTGAGAATCATCTTATTTACCCATTAGTTGTACGAAAAATTGTCGGCATTCCGCCCATTCTGGTAATCTTGTCGTTAATCGTCGGCGGGCAACTCTTCGGCTTTCTCGGCATTCTTATCGCCGTGCCCATTGCGACGATACTCATGGAGGTGCTGGGCGATCACGAACGCCGCAAGCTCGCCGGTAGGCAAATAGCACAAAATAAACAGTAA
- the metG gene encoding methionine--tRNA ligase, whose translation MQKIYITTTLPYVNASPHIGFAMEIIRADILARHYRKAGYEVFFNFGTDEHGKKIYEKAVEAGKDPKAYCDEFAAKFDALKSVLNVTYNNFIRTTDEHHIMAAGEFWKICHAKGDIYKKKYQVKYCVGCELEKQDSDLVNGQCPEHPNRKLELLDEENYFFRFSKYEKQLLDLYEKNPELVSPPWRMNEIKAFVERGLQDFSISRLKAKMPWGIDVPGDNDHVMYVWFDALVNYISAIGWPDDMNRFGAWWPAVQVCGKDNLRQQTAMWQAMLMSAGLPHSKKIYVNGFIISGGQKMSKSLGNGINPIEIVAEYGTDALRFFLAREVTPFEDSDVTSERIKESYNAYLANGIGNLASRILKMSESYLAGEKIEVIISDNPEFDSFIENYQFDSAMKFVMDEVTKLNEKIQTTQPFSLYKTDPEKAKVIIRELMKGLAGVARLLESVMPATAEKISECIKANKKPETPLFLRKE comes from the coding sequence ATGCAAAAAATATACATAACAACAACTCTACCGTATGTAAATGCATCGCCGCATATCGGCTTCGCGATGGAAATTATCCGTGCCGATATTCTTGCTCGTCATTATCGCAAGGCCGGATACGAAGTTTTTTTTAATTTCGGTACAGATGAACACGGAAAGAAAATATACGAGAAGGCCGTAGAGGCAGGGAAAGATCCGAAAGCATATTGTGATGAATTCGCCGCGAAATTCGACGCCCTTAAATCGGTCCTGAATGTGACTTATAATAATTTCATCCGGACGACCGATGAACACCACATAATGGCCGCCGGGGAATTTTGGAAGATTTGTCATGCCAAAGGCGATATCTACAAGAAAAAGTATCAAGTCAAATATTGCGTAGGGTGCGAGCTGGAGAAGCAAGATTCGGACTTGGTTAATGGGCAATGTCCGGAGCACCCGAACCGCAAACTGGAACTCTTGGACGAAGAAAACTACTTCTTTAGATTTTCCAAATACGAAAAGCAGCTGCTCGATTTATACGAGAAGAATCCAGAACTCGTCTCTCCTCCATGGAGGATGAACGAGATAAAGGCATTCGTCGAGAGAGGATTGCAAGACTTCTCAATTTCACGATTAAAGGCAAAGATGCCATGGGGGATAGATGTACCGGGCGACAATGACCATGTTATGTATGTCTGGTTCGACGCTCTGGTGAACTATATTTCAGCTATCGGCTGGCCTGATGATATGAATAGATTCGGTGCTTGGTGGCCGGCCGTTCAGGTCTGCGGGAAGGATAACTTGCGCCAGCAGACGGCGATGTGGCAGGCGATGCTTATGTCGGCCGGACTGCCTCACTCGAAGAAGATCTACGTTAACGGCTTTATAATCTCCGGCGGACAGAAGATGAGCAAGTCGCTTGGAAACGGTATCAACCCTATTGAAATAGTAGCCGAATATGGTACAGACGCCCTCCGCTTCTTTCTGGCCAGGGAAGTTACACCCTTCGAAGATTCCGATGTTACATCCGAGAGAATCAAAGAATCGTATAACGCATATCTTGCCAACGGTATTGGCAATCTGGCTTCCCGCATCCTAAAAATGAGTGAGAGCTATCTTGCCGGCGAAAAGATCGAGGTTATTATCTCAGATAATCCCGAGTTTGATAGTTTTATAGAAAACTATCAGTTCGATTCTGCTATGAAATTTGTTATGGACGAAGTAACCAAACTTAACGAAAAGATTCAGACGACACAACCTTTCTCTCTCTATAAGACCGATCCGGAAAAGGCGAAAGTCATTATTCGGGAACTTATGAAAGGACTCGCCGGAGTGGCCAGGCTCCTTGAGTCGGTGATGCCAGCAACTGCCGAGAAAATTTCAGAGTGCATCAAAGCCAACAAAAAACCGGAGACACCGTTATTCCTAAGAAAAGAGTAA
- a CDS encoding TatD family hydrolase yields the protein MSLKLVDIHTHPQFAAYTEDRDAIMQRAEEAAVGQIVVGTQKDTSQAAIDLAHKYPHTWATVGLHPIHTTKSYHDAYELENSNLTPAPLSDGEGKLSENSPSLSGRGLGGEVVKPFTSRGEVFDYDYYRKLATDEKVVAIGECGLDYFRLDEDTKQIQMNVFDAQIALANEVEKPIMLHIRAGKHAGSGTAYQDAFHMLHSKSKVSANVHFFAGDIETAKRFLSIGCTLSFTGVITFTHDYDEVVKYVPIESMMVETDAPYITPAPYRGKRNESSYARLIAARVALIKGISIEQAEAKLLDNAIRQFRLKF from the coding sequence ATGTCGCTCAAGCTCGTAGATATTCATACCCACCCGCAATTCGCGGCTTATACGGAAGACCGTGACGCTATTATGCAACGTGCCGAAGAGGCAGCGGTGGGGCAGATCGTTGTGGGGACGCAAAAGGACACTTCACAGGCCGCCATAGATCTTGCGCATAAATATCCGCATACTTGGGCAACGGTCGGTCTGCACCCGATACACACCACCAAGTCTTATCATGACGCATATGAACTAGAAAATTCCAACCTCACCCCTGCACCCCTCTCCGACGGAGAGGGGAAACTCTCGGAAAATTCCCCCTCCCTTTCGGGGAGGGGGTTAGGGGGTGAGGTGGTGAAGCCCTTCACTTCTCGCGGAGAGGTTTTCGATTATGACTATTACAGAAAATTGGCTACAGACGAGAAGGTGGTCGCTATTGGTGAATGCGGCTTGGATTATTTCAGACTCGATGAAGACACCAAACAGATACAGATGAATGTCTTCGATGCACAGATTGCGCTGGCGAACGAAGTGGAGAAGCCTATTATGCTTCATATTCGTGCGGGCAAGCATGCCGGCAGTGGCACGGCCTATCAAGACGCTTTCCATATGCTGCACTCAAAATCAAAAGTTTCGGCCAACGTGCATTTCTTTGCCGGCGATATCGAAACTGCTAAAAGATTTTTGTCTATAGGCTGCACGCTATCATTCACCGGCGTCATTACTTTTACCCACGACTATGACGAAGTGGTAAAGTATGTGCCGATAGAGTCTATGATGGTCGAAACCGACGCGCCTTACATTACGCCAGCGCCATATCGGGGCAAACGCAACGAATCTTCTTATGCCAGGCTTATCGCTGCCAGGGTTGCCCTCATAAAAGGTATAAGCATAGAACAGGCAGAAGCCAAGCTCCTAGATAACGCCATACGACAGTTCAGGTTGAAATTTTAG
- a CDS encoding 30S ribosomal protein S6, with protein MDSDTNKKVKYDLLFVLSPVLAEDKANEETTRISKIIESHGGTIFGSDAPKLRPLSYPVAKTWEGKKTVYEQGLFGWTKFEIDSIEIPAIQKEFQAIQHLLRSAITYAYLDVRPVRRIPTEDKPEEVVVSSLPPELVSVPTATPVARVEAEPIKKLSEAEIDKQIESLLS; from the coding sequence ATGGATAGCGACACTAATAAGAAAGTCAAATACGACCTCCTGTTCGTTTTAAGCCCCGTTTTGGCCGAAGACAAGGCCAACGAGGAAACAACGCGCATATCGAAGATAATCGAGAGCCATGGCGGTACTATTTTCGGCTCAGACGCGCCCAAGCTCCGACCGCTATCATACCCAGTCGCAAAGACATGGGAAGGCAAGAAGACGGTTTATGAGCAAGGTCTCTTCGGCTGGACAAAGTTCGAAATCGACTCGATAGAGATTCCGGCAATTCAAAAAGAATTCCAAGCAATTCAACACCTGTTGAGGTCGGCAATTACTTATGCTTATCTCGATGTTCGTCCTGTGCGTCGCATTCCGACCGAGGATAAGCCAGAAGAAGTTGTTGTTTCGAGTCTTCCGCCAGAACTCGTTTCGGTACCCACGGCAACACCCGTTGCTCGCGTTGAAGCCGAACCAATCAAAAAGCTTTCCGAGGCCGAAATAGATAAGCAAATAGAGAGTTTGCTCTCGTAA
- the ssb gene encoding single-stranded DNA-binding protein — translation MYLNKVLLIGNLTRDPEKRALPNGTNVTSFSLATNRIYKDKNGAKQESVEYHNVVTFSKLAELCAQYLKRGQSAYVEGRLQTRSWDDKATNQKKYRTEIVADTVQFGQKAGGSPSTPMPGGAGVPTSPQANVGKEALDTIEYPEEESNVEDIPF, via the coding sequence ATGTACCTAAACAAAGTATTACTTATCGGTAATCTGACACGCGACCCGGAGAAGCGAGCTTTGCCGAATGGTACGAACGTTACGTCATTCAGCCTCGCGACTAATCGTATTTATAAAGACAAGAACGGTGCCAAGCAAGAATCGGTAGAATACCACAATGTCGTTACCTTCAGTAAACTCGCGGAATTGTGCGCACAATACTTAAAGAGAGGCCAGTCGGCATATGTGGAAGGCAGACTGCAGACGAGAAGTTGGGACGATAAAGCAACCAATCAGAAGAAGTACCGAACGGAGATAGTTGCAGACACGGTCCAGTTCGGGCAAAAGGCCGGTGGGAGTCCATCTACTCCGATGCCCGGAGGGGCCGGAGTTCCGACTTCGCCACAGGCGAACGTCGGAAAAGAAGCACTCGACACGATAGAGTACCCCGAAGAAGAAAGTAACGTCGAAGATATCCCATTTTAA
- the rpsR gene encoding 30S ribosomal protein S18, which yields MISSAKQCYFCNNNFKTIDYKETELLKRFLSPHARIMSRRKTSTCAKHQRKLDSAIKRARHLSLLPFISR from the coding sequence ATGATCTCATCCGCCAAACAATGTTATTTCTGCAATAATAACTTCAAGACGATAGACTACAAAGAGACCGAGCTCTTGAAGCGCTTCTTGTCACCGCACGCCCGCATTATGTCTCGCCGCAAGACCAGTACCTGCGCCAAGCATCAGCGCAAGTTAGACTCGGCTATCAAGCGCGCCAGACACTTGTCGCTCTTGCCATTCATCTCGCGTTAG
- a CDS encoding elongation factor P gives MSMLEYSDIKEKKVIIYEGEPYEVLTSHVFRKQQRKPVNATKLRNLISGRIVEYSFHVSEKAEEAELSRKQVKYLFTNKGEFWFCEANDPSKRFELPADVLGTPAKFLKTNMLVDALVFDEKIIGVKLPIKLEVKVTEAAPGIKGDTAKGGMKIVKIETGASIDAPLFVNEGDTLVINTETGEYVERVSK, from the coding sequence ATGTCAATGCTCGAATACAGCGATATCAAGGAGAAGAAGGTCATCATATACGAAGGCGAACCTTATGAGGTGCTTACATCTCACGTCTTCCGTAAGCAACAGCGCAAGCCGGTCAATGCTACCAAGCTCCGCAACCTTATCTCCGGGCGCATTGTTGAATATTCATTCCATGTAAGCGAGAAAGCCGAAGAAGCCGAGCTCTCGCGCAAGCAGGTCAAATATCTTTTTACCAACAAAGGCGAGTTCTGGTTCTGCGAGGCGAATGATCCCAGCAAGCGCTTTGAGCTCCCTGCCGATGTCCTCGGTACGCCAGCCAAGTTCCTCAAGACCAACATGCTGGTTGATGCGCTTGTCTTTGATGAAAAGATAATCGGCGTGAAGTTACCCATCAAACTTGAAGTTAAAGTGACAGAGGCCGCCCCGGGTATTAAGGGCGACACCGCTAAAGGCGGGATGAAAATAGTGAAGATCGAGACCGGCGCTTCCATCGACGCCCCGCTCTTCGTGAACGAAGGCGATACGCTTGTCATCAACACCGAGACCGGCGAATACGTCGAACGAGTGAGTAAATAA
- a CDS encoding RNA polymerase sigma factor, with product MEMKPDEEILALSVANPRLFSIIFDRHEEKFRRKVKRILGDRPEVEDVLQETFVKIYLNAGKFKKIPGASFTSWAYKILINVTFTQYKKLDKRKGDVDILKDELREVLPDKSMPDLASKELKDYVESIVATLPDNLGHALTEHFINDKPQEQIAREEGVSVGAIKTRIHRAKEAFREQASKV from the coding sequence ATGGAGATGAAACCAGATGAAGAGATATTAGCCCTTTCGGTCGCCAACCCGCGGCTTTTTTCTATTATCTTCGACCGTCACGAAGAGAAGTTCCGCCGCAAGGTCAAGCGCATTTTGGGCGATAGGCCGGAGGTGGAAGATGTCTTACAAGAGACTTTTGTGAAGATTTACCTTAATGCCGGTAAGTTCAAGAAGATTCCCGGCGCCTCGTTTACGTCATGGGCATATAAAATCCTGATTAATGTCACCTTTACCCAGTACAAGAAGTTAGATAAGAGGAAGGGGGACGTAGATATTTTAAAAGATGAATTACGTGAGGTGCTTCCGGACAAGTCGATGCCGGACCTGGCCTCGAAGGAGCTCAAGGACTACGTCGAATCAATCGTGGCGACCCTGCCGGACAACCTTGGTCATGCGCTGACCGAGCACTTCATCAACGATAAACCGCAGGAGCAGATCGCGCGGGAGGAAGGTGTATCTGTCGGAGCGATCAAGACTCGCATTCACAGAGCCAAAGAAGCCTTCCGCGAACAAGCATCAAAAGTCTAA